One Edaphobacter flagellatus genomic region harbors:
- a CDS encoding 4-hydroxy-3-methylbut-2-enyl diphosphate reductase, with product MTTTTLDHAAVTDGSTTTATKRVLLLKPRGFCAGVVRAIDIVQIALDTFGAPIYVRKEIVHNSYVVNDLAKKGAIFVNELDEVPEGARVIYSAHGVSPAVRQAAKDRNLKVVDATCPLVTKVHVEAIKFAKQGYSLVLVGHRDHEEVEGTQGEAPDVTQVVSSVEEVEALVVPDPDKVAYLTQTTLSLDEAKYMIDALKKKFPNIVGPHAQDICYATENRQTAVKNVAHGADIVLVVGSRNSSNSNRLVEVSKNLGTNSYLIDKAEDIQPEWLNGVGTVAVTAGASAPEVLVQDVVGYLQSKGYGSVDEVEVMPENVRFGLPPGLVPSINPAPAAVQ from the coding sequence GTGACCACTACGACCCTCGATCACGCTGCTGTAACAGACGGCAGCACCACTACGGCAACAAAACGCGTCCTCCTTCTCAAGCCCCGCGGCTTCTGCGCCGGTGTGGTTCGGGCGATCGATATCGTGCAGATCGCGCTCGATACCTTTGGTGCGCCGATCTACGTTCGCAAGGAGATCGTCCATAACAGCTACGTCGTCAACGATCTGGCTAAAAAGGGCGCTATCTTCGTCAATGAACTGGACGAAGTTCCTGAGGGTGCACGGGTGATCTATTCGGCGCACGGCGTCTCCCCGGCGGTGCGGCAGGCAGCCAAGGATCGCAATCTGAAGGTTGTCGACGCGACCTGCCCGCTGGTGACGAAGGTCCATGTTGAGGCGATCAAGTTTGCCAAGCAGGGGTACTCGCTGGTTCTGGTGGGACATCGTGACCACGAAGAGGTTGAGGGCACGCAGGGCGAGGCTCCGGATGTGACGCAGGTGGTTTCCAGCGTAGAAGAGGTCGAGGCGCTGGTCGTTCCTGATCCGGACAAGGTGGCTTACCTGACCCAGACGACGCTTTCGCTGGACGAGGCGAAGTACATGATCGATGCGCTGAAGAAGAAGTTCCCGAACATTGTCGGGCCGCATGCGCAGGACATCTGCTACGCCACGGAGAATCGCCAGACCGCGGTAAAGAATGTCGCGCATGGCGCAGACATTGTGCTAGTGGTTGGTTCGCGGAACAGCTCGAATTCGAACCGTCTGGTTGAGGTTTCGAAGAATCTCGGTACGAACTCCTACCTGATCGACAAGGCTGAGGATATCCAGCCGGAGTGGCTGAATGGGGTAGGTACCGTTGCAGTAACCGCTGGGGCCTCGGCTCCTGAAGTGCTCGTGCAAGACGTTGTCGGATACCTGCAGTCTAAAGGGTATGGTTCCGTCGACGAGGTTGAGGTTATGCCGGAGAACGTACGATTCGGTCTGCCTCCGGGATTGGTGCCATCGATCAACCCCGCTCCTGCAGCAGTGCAGTAA
- the shc gene encoding squalene--hopene cyclase: MSRTTGNPQTSAQLAQPRFGRLDLGLDQVVDGIRRAKDWLLGQQHPDGYWCGELEADVMLEADYIFMHTLLGTGDPGKMQRAMNEILRHQNEDGGWSLYPGGPSNINYGVKSYLALKLMGWSADHPLMVKARDWVLANGGVTECNTFTKIYLCAMGQYDYDAVPAVPPEIVLFPNWFYFNIYEISSWSRGILVPLSIIYAKKPFKKLAPEQGIEELFVGGRANAKLHLKWDKKNPISWRNFFLFTDRMIHWFERVHIRPLRTMAIRKAEKWMLERFEKSDGLGAIYPAMLNSIVALRCLDYSLDDPQMIRAMDEFENLGIDCPEGTPEYPTPTFRMQPCFPPVWDTAQAMYALGEAGVSRNDPRMLKAADWILSKEVRTKGDWAEKVKNVEPGGWYFEFDNEFYPDVDDTGQVLMALNCVDNPRERYQYEVCQRAINWIWAMQCRNGGWAAFDKDNTKTIFQYIPFADHNAMLDPPTVDITGRMLEMLAQYGFTRKDPRVEKAVQFILKEQESDGSWFGRWGVNYLYGTFLVLRGLEAMGMWNHEPAIQQAAEWIRMVQNTDGGWGETCGTYDDPNQRGIGPSTPSQTAWALLGLLAAGDTRSDSVAKGVRWLIERQHEDGSWDELVPGRNGESYYTGTGFPRVFYLGYHLYKQYFPLLALTTYERAMTREAAEQAAV; encoded by the coding sequence ATGAGCAGAACTACAGGGAACCCACAGACGTCAGCACAACTCGCACAGCCTCGCTTCGGCAGGCTGGATCTTGGACTGGATCAGGTTGTCGACGGTATCCGTCGGGCGAAGGACTGGCTTCTTGGCCAACAGCATCCGGATGGTTATTGGTGCGGCGAGCTTGAAGCCGACGTCATGCTGGAGGCCGATTACATCTTCATGCACACGCTGCTTGGAACCGGCGATCCGGGCAAGATGCAGCGTGCGATGAATGAGATTCTCCGCCACCAGAATGAAGACGGAGGCTGGAGCCTCTATCCGGGCGGCCCTTCGAACATCAACTATGGCGTCAAATCCTATCTAGCACTGAAGCTGATGGGATGGTCGGCAGATCATCCTCTGATGGTCAAGGCGCGGGACTGGGTTCTGGCGAATGGTGGCGTGACGGAGTGCAACACCTTTACGAAGATCTATCTCTGCGCGATGGGGCAGTACGACTACGATGCCGTGCCTGCGGTTCCACCTGAGATTGTTCTGTTTCCGAACTGGTTCTACTTCAACATCTACGAAATCTCATCGTGGTCGCGCGGCATTCTGGTGCCGTTGTCGATCATCTATGCGAAGAAGCCTTTCAAGAAGCTGGCTCCGGAACAGGGAATCGAAGAGTTATTTGTCGGCGGACGCGCGAATGCAAAACTTCATCTGAAGTGGGACAAGAAGAACCCGATAAGCTGGCGGAATTTCTTCCTGTTCACGGACCGCATGATCCATTGGTTTGAACGTGTCCATATTCGCCCTCTGCGGACGATGGCAATCCGCAAGGCGGAAAAGTGGATGCTGGAGCGGTTTGAGAAGTCGGATGGCCTGGGTGCCATCTATCCGGCAATGCTGAACTCCATCGTTGCTCTGCGCTGCCTGGATTATTCGCTCGACGATCCGCAGATGATTCGCGCCATGGATGAGTTTGAGAACCTCGGCATCGATTGCCCCGAAGGTACTCCTGAGTATCCGACTCCAACGTTTCGTATGCAGCCATGCTTCCCCCCCGTTTGGGATACGGCGCAGGCGATGTATGCGCTGGGTGAAGCCGGAGTCAGTCGCAACGATCCGCGCATGCTGAAGGCAGCGGACTGGATTCTATCGAAGGAAGTACGGACGAAGGGCGACTGGGCCGAGAAGGTCAAGAACGTCGAGCCGGGCGGATGGTACTTCGAGTTTGACAATGAGTTTTACCCGGATGTGGATGATACGGGACAGGTTTTGATGGCGTTGAACTGCGTGGATAATCCGCGGGAACGTTATCAGTACGAGGTCTGCCAGCGTGCCATCAACTGGATTTGGGCTATGCAGTGCAGGAACGGCGGCTGGGCAGCGTTCGATAAGGACAACACCAAGACGATCTTCCAGTACATCCCATTTGCCGACCACAACGCGATGCTGGACCCGCCAACCGTCGATATTACCGGCCGTATGCTGGAGATGCTGGCACAGTATGGGTTTACGCGTAAAGATCCGCGAGTCGAAAAGGCTGTCCAGTTCATCCTAAAAGAGCAGGAATCGGATGGAAGCTGGTTCGGCCGCTGGGGAGTGAACTACCTTTACGGCACCTTCCTTGTCCTTCGTGGATTGGAAGCCATGGGGATGTGGAACCACGAACCTGCAATTCAGCAGGCGGCAGAGTGGATTCGCATGGTGCAGAATACTGACGGCGGCTGGGGCGAGACGTGCGGAACGTATGACGATCCGAACCAACGCGGCATTGGGCCGAGCACTCCGTCGCAGACGGCATGGGCGCTTCTTGGGCTGCTTGCTGCTGGGGACACGCGATCGGACTCCGTTGCCAAGGGCGTGCGGTGGCTGATTGAGCGTCAGCATGAGGATGGAAGCTGGGACGAACTGGTGCCCGGCCGTAACGGGGAGAGCTACTACACGGGAACAGGCTTCCCGCGTGTGTTCTACCTGGGGTACCACCTGTACAAGCAGTATTTCCCGCTGTTGGCATTGACGACGTATGAACGCGCCATGACGCGCGAGGCCGCCGAACAGGCAGCCGTTTAG
- the hpnH gene encoding adenosyl-hopene transferase HpnH has translation MAVPVSQAWTVATYVLKQKLKGRKRYPLVLMLEPLFRCNLACAGCGKIQYPAHILKSELTPEECFKAVEECGTPMVSIPGGEPLLHPQMPEIVAGLVARKKYVYMCTNALLLKEKLHLFKPSKYLSFSVHVDGEKEHHDFSVCREGGHDIAMEGIRAAVAAGFRVTTNTTLFDGADPNSVRRHFDQLMAAGVESMMVSPGYTYDKAPDQNHFLGKAKSRRLFRAILSNRKKSWEFNTHPLFAEFLMGKQNFECTPWGMPTFSIFGWQKPCYLLQDGYADSFQELMETTNWENYGAKSGNPQCANCMVHSGHEASAVDYNFGSLKGFIETAKRYMFPSTYPDAEAEKLLNEWKPAHAMPLVQIQGANGTTNDQLQPVSGD, from the coding sequence ATGGCGGTACCGGTCTCACAGGCCTGGACGGTCGCAACCTATGTACTGAAGCAGAAGCTCAAAGGGCGCAAGCGTTACCCACTGGTGCTGATGCTGGAGCCGCTCTTTCGCTGCAATCTTGCCTGCGCGGGTTGCGGCAAGATTCAGTACCCGGCGCACATCCTGAAGTCCGAACTGACTCCAGAGGAATGCTTCAAGGCAGTCGAAGAGTGCGGCACGCCGATGGTTTCCATTCCCGGCGGAGAGCCGCTGCTGCATCCGCAGATGCCGGAGATCGTCGCCGGTCTGGTGGCGCGCAAGAAGTACGTCTACATGTGCACGAACGCGCTTCTGCTGAAGGAGAAGCTGCACCTCTTTAAGCCATCAAAGTATCTTTCGTTCTCGGTCCACGTCGATGGCGAGAAGGAGCATCATGATTTCTCTGTCTGCCGCGAGGGCGGACACGACATTGCGATGGAAGGTATTCGCGCGGCCGTTGCTGCAGGCTTCCGCGTTACGACGAACACGACGCTCTTCGACGGAGCGGACCCCAACAGCGTTCGCCGCCACTTCGATCAGTTGATGGCTGCGGGTGTTGAGAGCATGATGGTTTCGCCCGGCTACACCTATGACAAGGCGCCGGACCAGAATCACTTCCTCGGCAAAGCAAAGTCGCGCCGCCTGTTCCGCGCCATTCTGTCGAACCGCAAGAAGTCGTGGGAGTTCAATACGCATCCTCTGTTCGCAGAATTCCTGATGGGCAAACAGAACTTCGAGTGCACACCGTGGGGTATGCCAACGTTTTCGATCTTCGGCTGGCAGAAGCCCTGCTACCTGCTGCAGGACGGCTACGCCGACAGCTTCCAGGAGCTGATGGAGACGACGAACTGGGAGAACTACGGCGCGAAGAGCGGCAATCCGCAGTGCGCGAACTGCATGGTTCACTCCGGTCACGAGGCTTCGGCGGTTGATTACAACTTCGGCTCGCTCAAAGGCTTTATTGAGACGGCGAAGCGGTACATGTTCCCGTCGACCTATCCGGATGCTGAGGCTGAGAAGCTGCTGAACGAGTGGAAGCCAGCGCACGCTATGCCGTTGGTGCAGATTCAGGGAGCGAACGGCACCACGAACGATCAACTGCAGCCGGTCTCGGGAGACTAA
- the hpnA gene encoding hopanoid-associated sugar epimerase yields the protein MRVFITGATGFVGSHVARRYAAEGARLRLLTRSTSRTDALAGLDAEIVTGDLRQPQNLRSALEGCDALVHVAADYRLWVRNPHEMYAANVDGTRELLRLARETGVQRVVYTSSVATMGFKSDGTIVNEDTPVSQADMIGHYKRSKFLGEQEAIKAAHAGQHVMILNPTTPIGSGDVKPTPTGRIIVDFLNKKFPAYVDTGLNLVDVDEVARMHVVALDHGRPGERYILGGENLTLKQILDRMSAITGLPSPTMKVPHAVAMAFAFFDETITGRLLGKEPRATVEAVQMGKKMMFASSVKAERDLGFKVLPIYNALRSAIDWFVEHGYAPSYGGSTR from the coding sequence GTGCGCGTATTCATTACCGGAGCGACCGGCTTTGTGGGCTCCCATGTGGCCCGCAGGTATGCAGCGGAGGGCGCGCGCCTGAGGCTTCTGACGCGCTCGACCAGCCGTACCGATGCGCTTGCGGGACTTGATGCGGAGATCGTTACAGGCGATCTTCGCCAACCGCAAAATCTACGCTCTGCATTGGAGGGCTGTGATGCCCTCGTCCATGTCGCTGCCGACTACAGGCTTTGGGTGCGTAATCCGCATGAGATGTATGCCGCGAATGTCGATGGCACGCGGGAGCTGCTACGGCTGGCGCGAGAGACCGGTGTGCAACGCGTTGTCTACACATCAAGCGTGGCGACGATGGGCTTCAAATCCGATGGAACCATCGTCAACGAAGACACTCCTGTCTCGCAGGCCGACATGATCGGCCACTACAAACGCTCGAAGTTTTTAGGCGAGCAGGAAGCCATCAAGGCCGCGCATGCCGGCCAGCATGTCATGATCCTGAATCCCACCACGCCAATCGGCTCCGGGGATGTGAAGCCGACACCAACAGGCAGAATCATTGTGGACTTTCTCAACAAAAAGTTTCCTGCATATGTCGATACAGGATTGAATCTGGTTGACGTCGACGAGGTAGCGCGCATGCATGTCGTTGCTCTCGATCACGGCAGGCCTGGCGAGCGCTATATTCTCGGAGGCGAAAACCTCACACTCAAGCAGATACTCGATCGCATGTCGGCCATTACGGGATTGCCTTCTCCAACGATGAAGGTGCCGCATGCAGTAGCGATGGCCTTCGCGTTCTTCGACGAAACAATCACGGGACGCCTGCTTGGCAAGGAGCCACGAGCCACCGTCGAAGCTGTGCAGATGGGGAAAAAGATGATGTTTGCTTCGTCGGTCAAGGCAGAACGCGATCTCGGCTTCAAGGTGCTTCCTATCTATAACGCACTGCGATCAGCGATCGACTGGTTCGTTGAGCATGGATACGCACCTTCTTATGGCGGTTCTACGCGATGA
- a CDS encoding 5'-methylthioadenosine/S-adenosylhomocysteine nucleosidase family protein, translated as MRVGIIAALPGELKPLVRGWEKQPSATRGLSVWKTTRNGDELIAACGGMGSAAAMRSFAAAEQLGALDLVLSVGWAGGLDMSVRAGHCYIPSEVIDVQTGERYQLGDGKRSQPLVTIPNVADVQEKQRLWQSYGADLVDMEAATVARLAQMRGIPLCCFKAVSDNYDARLPDLGGFIDERGQMRMVQFLGHVALRPWFWRPLMRLGRNSRLAAQAIAEKVQQFLLEKNIERTNRTGAV; from the coding sequence ATGAGAGTCGGCATTATCGCTGCGTTGCCGGGTGAGTTGAAACCCCTGGTGCGCGGCTGGGAGAAGCAGCCTTCCGCCACCCGAGGGCTTTCTGTGTGGAAGACAACGCGGAACGGCGACGAGTTGATTGCTGCCTGCGGAGGAATGGGGTCCGCTGCTGCGATGCGCAGTTTTGCGGCAGCAGAACAGCTCGGCGCACTCGATCTGGTTCTTTCGGTGGGATGGGCGGGCGGGCTGGATATGTCCGTGCGTGCAGGGCATTGCTACATTCCATCCGAGGTGATCGATGTTCAGACGGGGGAACGCTATCAACTTGGCGACGGAAAGCGTAGCCAGCCGCTCGTAACGATTCCCAACGTGGCGGATGTGCAGGAAAAACAGCGCCTCTGGCAGTCTTATGGTGCGGACCTGGTCGATATGGAAGCTGCCACCGTCGCACGTCTCGCGCAAATGCGAGGTATTCCGCTGTGCTGTTTCAAAGCGGTCTCCGATAATTATGACGCACGTCTGCCAGATCTGGGCGGCTTTATCGATGAGCGGGGCCAGATGCGGATGGTACAGTTTCTGGGCCACGTCGCACTTCGTCCGTGGTTCTGGCGACCGTTGATGCGACTGGGGAGAAACAGCCGTCTTGCTGCACAGGCGATTGCTGAAAAGGTTCAGCAGTTTCTTCTCGAAAAGAACATCGAACGAACAAACAGAACGGGAGCAGTTTAA
- a CDS encoding zinc-dependent dehydrogenase, with translation MRAAVYRGINDVRVETVPVPEIGPGEVLVKIHTCGICGTDLKKIHTGSHSAPRIFGHEMAGTVAAVGQGVTNFSVGDHVMAYHHIPCGHCFYCRKHTFAQCETYKKVGCTAGFEPSGGGFAEYIRVMDWIVRRGLVKIPNDVPFEQASFIEPVNTCYKAVDLLNLQPDETVLVIGQGPIGILLAALAKRTGANVLTSDLYAERHAVAAKFGLTHPLDARGDVIAAAKAATEGRGADVALVAVGGNALIKVAMDAIRPGGRVMLFAATQHGEAPFDPAAVCMDEKTLMGSYSASVAIQDDVTRLVLEGYRAGFDLTQLISHRFSLEDAVAAIELASNPQPDSMKIVIQPGR, from the coding sequence ATGCGCGCAGCCGTGTATCGCGGCATCAACGACGTCCGTGTCGAGACGGTTCCCGTACCTGAGATCGGTCCCGGCGAGGTGCTGGTGAAGATCCATACCTGTGGTATATGCGGAACCGATCTCAAGAAGATTCACACGGGGTCACACTCTGCTCCGCGTATCTTCGGTCATGAGATGGCTGGGACAGTTGCTGCAGTGGGACAAGGGGTTACAAACTTTTCCGTCGGCGATCATGTCATGGCGTATCACCACATTCCTTGCGGTCACTGTTTTTATTGCCGCAAGCATACCTTCGCACAGTGCGAAACGTATAAGAAGGTCGGATGTACTGCCGGTTTTGAGCCATCCGGCGGAGGCTTCGCCGAGTACATTCGTGTGATGGACTGGATCGTTCGCCGCGGTTTGGTGAAGATTCCGAACGATGTCCCTTTCGAGCAGGCCTCATTCATTGAGCCGGTAAACACCTGCTACAAGGCGGTTGATCTACTTAACCTGCAGCCAGATGAGACTGTCCTTGTCATCGGACAAGGCCCCATCGGCATCCTGCTGGCCGCGCTTGCGAAACGCACGGGCGCAAATGTGCTGACCAGCGATTTGTATGCGGAGCGCCATGCGGTCGCTGCAAAGTTCGGCCTCACGCATCCGCTGGATGCTCGGGGTGATGTGATCGCTGCGGCGAAGGCAGCCACAGAGGGCCGCGGTGCGGATGTGGCTCTCGTTGCGGTCGGTGGAAACGCGCTGATCAAGGTGGCGATGGATGCGATACGTCCCGGCGGCCGTGTGATGCTCTTTGCCGCAACACAGCACGGGGAAGCGCCGTTCGATCCAGCAGCCGTTTGCATGGATGAGAAGACGCTGATGGGCTCCTACAGCGCCTCGGTAGCAATTCAGGATGATGTGACTCGCCTGGTGCTCGAGGGGTATCGTGCGGGCTTCGACCTGACGCAGTTGATCTCGCACCGTTTTTCTCTCGAAGACGCGGTTGCGGCCATCGAATTAGCCTCGAACCCTCAGCCGGACTCGATGAAGATCGTTATCCAGCCCGGACGCTGA
- a CDS encoding sigma-54-dependent transcriptional regulator, with protein sequence MPDTTSETILDSVSNKSTEHITNGPRILIIDDEAGIRESLDTMLTLEGFRVTLTADGASGMEQLARSEYDLLLLDLALPGESGMDLLPRIVEMYPNLPVIMITAFGTMGNVVDAIRAGAENFVQKPWDNEKLLADIRTAIARHKAEEEVVQLKRTLKQRYNFEHIVGKSEPMLKLFDLVAQVAPSRSTILIQGESGTGKELIAKAIHANSPRRERPFVPVNTGAVPSELLESTLFGHVKGAFTSAIAAKKGLFEVANGGTLFLDEIGTMTMDMQAKILRVLQDRRFMHLGGTQEIQVDVRIIAATNVNLQEAVRAGRFREDLFYRLNVITLELPPLRSRREDIPLLAQHFLKFYGNENGMEERTLSPEAMRILMDYEWPGNVRELENAMERSVVLSTTKLIQPDLLPAQLTGNTYSAAMLEHHPDASLFDLMEEIERRIITDRLERCHWNQTEAAEYFRIPLSTLNQKIKRLNVEIKKRNRD encoded by the coding sequence ATGCCTGATACAACTAGCGAGACCATTCTCGATTCCGTCTCCAATAAGTCGACCGAACATATTACGAACGGCCCGCGCATCCTCATCATCGATGACGAAGCTGGCATCCGCGAATCGCTGGATACGATGCTCACGCTGGAAGGTTTCCGGGTTACGCTTACCGCCGATGGCGCAAGCGGTATGGAGCAGCTTGCGCGCAGCGAGTATGACCTGTTGCTGCTGGACCTTGCGCTCCCCGGCGAGAGCGGCATGGACCTGCTGCCCCGGATCGTTGAGATGTATCCCAATCTGCCGGTCATCATGATCACGGCCTTTGGCACGATGGGCAACGTCGTGGACGCTATTCGTGCAGGCGCTGAGAACTTCGTCCAGAAGCCCTGGGACAACGAAAAGCTGCTGGCGGACATTCGCACTGCGATCGCGCGGCACAAGGCCGAGGAAGAAGTCGTTCAGCTTAAGCGCACCCTGAAACAGCGCTACAACTTCGAACACATTGTCGGTAAGAGCGAGCCGATGCTCAAGCTCTTCGACCTGGTGGCACAGGTTGCACCCAGCCGGTCTACCATCCTCATTCAGGGAGAGAGCGGAACCGGCAAAGAGCTGATCGCCAAGGCCATTCATGCAAATTCGCCGCGGCGGGAGCGTCCCTTTGTTCCGGTGAACACGGGAGCCGTTCCGTCTGAGCTGCTGGAATCGACGCTCTTTGGCCACGTCAAAGGAGCCTTCACCTCCGCCATCGCTGCGAAGAAGGGCCTGTTTGAAGTTGCCAATGGCGGCACGCTCTTTCTCGATGAGATCGGCACGATGACCATGGACATGCAAGCAAAGATCCTGCGTGTGTTGCAGGACCGCCGCTTCATGCACCTTGGCGGCACGCAGGAGATTCAGGTGGATGTGCGTATCATCGCCGCGACGAACGTGAATCTGCAGGAGGCTGTGCGTGCCGGGCGTTTCCGCGAAGATCTCTTCTACCGCCTGAACGTGATCACGCTGGAACTGCCGCCACTGCGCTCACGTCGCGAGGACATTCCTCTGCTCGCGCAACACTTCCTCAAGTTCTACGGTAATGAGAACGGTATGGAGGAGCGCACGCTCTCGCCTGAGGCTATGCGAATACTGATGGACTATGAGTGGCCTGGCAACGTCCGCGAGCTTGAAAATGCAATGGAACGTAGCGTCGTGCTGTCGACGACTAAGCTGATTCAGCCGGACCTGCTTCCCGCGCAACTCACAGGCAATACGTATTCCGCAGCTATGCTCGAGCATCATCCGGACGCTTCGCTCTTCGACCTGATGGAAGAGATCGAGCGGCGCATCATCACCGACAGGCTGGAGCGTTGCCATTGGAATCAGACGGAAGCTGCCGAGTACTTCCGCATCCCACTTTCGACGCTCAACCAGAAGATTAAGCGGTTGAACGTCGAGATCAAGAAGCGCAACCGCGACTAA